The Peromyscus maniculatus bairdii isolate BWxNUB_F1_BW_parent chromosome 6, HU_Pman_BW_mat_3.1, whole genome shotgun sequence genome has a segment encoding these proteins:
- the LOC102915591 gene encoding 3 beta-hydroxysteroid dehydrogenase/Delta 5-->4-isomerase type 1-like, whose product MPGWSCLVTGAGGFLGQRIISLLAQEKELQEVRALDKVFTPETREEFSKLQTKAKVTMLEGDILDAQCLRRACQGISVVIHTAAVIDVSGAIARQTMVDVNLKGTQNLLEACVQASVPAFIYTSSIDVAGPNSYKEIVLNGHEEEQHENSWCDPYSYSKKMGERVVLAANGCSLKNGGILHTCALRPMYIYGEKSPFIYVIMVRALNNNGILDVFGKFSSVNPVYVGNVAWAHILAARALRDPKKSPSIQGQFYYISDDTPHQSYDDLNFAVSKDWGLHLGSSWSLPLPLLYWLAFLLETVSFLLRPIYNFRPPFNRHLVTLSNSVFTFSYKKAHRDLGYEPPVSWEEARQKTSQWIGSLVEQHKGTLNTKTQ is encoded by the exons ATGCCGGGGTGGAGCTGCCTGGTGACAGGAGCAGGAGGGTTTCTGGGCCAGAGGATCATCAGCTTGTTGGCTCAGGAGAAAGAGCTGCAGGAGGTCAGAGCCCTGGACAAAGTCTTCACACCAGAAACCAGGGAGGAATTCTCTA AGCTGCAGACAAAAGCCAAGGTGACAATGCTGGAGGGAGACATTCTGGATGCCCAGTGCCTGAGGAGAGCCTGCCAGGGCATCTCTGTTGTCATCCACACCGCTGCTGTCATTGATGTCTCAGGTGCCATTGCCAGACAGACCATGGTGGATGTCAACCTGAAAG GTACCCAGAACCTGTTAGAGGCCTGTGTCCAGGCTAGTGTGCCAGCCTTCATCTACACCAGCTCAATTGATGTTGCAGGGCCCAACTCCTACAAGGAGATAGTTCTGAATGGCCATGAGGAAGAACAGCATGAAAATTCATGGTGTGATCCATACTCATACAGCAAAAAGATGGGTGAGAGGGTGGTGCTGGCTGCCAATGGGTGCAGCCTGAAAAATGGTGGCATTTTGCATACTTGTGCCTTGAGACCTATGTATATCTATGGGGAAAAAAGTCCATTCATTTATGTTATAATGGTCAGGGCGCTCAATAATAATGGTATTCTTGATGtttttgggaaattttcttcagTTAACCCAGTATATGTGGGTAATGTGGCCTGGGCACACATTCTGGCTGCCAGAGCCCTACGAGACCCCAAGAAGTCACCAAGCATCCAAGGTCAGTTCTACTACATCTCAGATGACACCCCTCACCAAAGCTATGATGATTTAAACTTTGCTGTGAGCAAGGACTGGGGCCTCCACCTTGGTTCCAGTTGGAGCCTTCCTCTGCCCCTGCTCTACTGGCTTGCCTTCCTGCTGGAAACTGTGAGCTTCCTGCTGCGTCCAATCTACAACTTCCGGCCTCCATTTAACCGCCACTTGGTCACACTGTCAAATAGTGTGTTCACCTTCTCCTACAAGAAAGCTCATCGAGATCTAGGCTATGAGCCACCTGTCAGCTGGGAGGAAGCCAGACAGAAAACTTCTCAGTGGATCGGGTCACTAGTGGAGCAGCACAAGGGGACACTGAACACAAAGACTCAGTGA